From the bacterium genome, the window CGGCGGCGGCAGCGGCTACTCCGCCGGCTACTACAGCTACATCTGGGCCGACGTCCTCGTCTGCGACGCCTTCAAGGCGTTCGAGGAGAAGGGGATCTTCGACCAGAAGACCGCCGCGTCGTTCCGGCGCAACATCCTCGAGAAGCCGGGCACGGAGGAGGCGATGGAGCTCTACAAGCGCTTCCGCGGCCGCGAGCCGTCCGTGCAGCCGTTGCTCGAGGACCGGGGCCTGGACAAGAAGACGGCGCGCTGAGCGCGGCGCGGCGCGGCGAGGCGCAAGGCAACGCAACGCCGCGCAACGCAACGCAACGCGGCGCGGCGAGGCGCAAGGCAACGCGACGCCGCGCAACGCAACGCAACGCTGCGCAAGGCAACGCTGCGCAACGCAACGCGACGCAACGCAACGCAAAGAGCGGGGTCGGCGCAAGCCGGCCCCGCTCCTTTTTTCGCCCGCGCGCGCCGCGGTCAGAGCGGGTCGTTCTCGACCCGGTAGAACCAGACGGCGCCGTCCGCCGCCGCGCCCGCGTCCAGGACGCCCGTTCCGGTCGCCGGCGAGTTCCGCAGCTCCTCCCGCGACGCGAAGTCGGGGGCGGCGCTGCGGTAGACCGAGTAGTCGAACGCCGCGCCGCTCCAATGGAGCGCGACGTCGGCGCCGACCTTCGTCACGGTGAGCGACGGCTCGGCCGCGGCGACGCCGATCGTCGCCGAGACCGGCCCCGCGCCGTTCCAGTCCTCGAGCGAGCGGACCTTGGCGTAGACCGTCTTCGGTCCGGCGCCCGGCGAGAGCCTGAACACGGCCGCCGGCCGATAGGGGCGCCACGAGGCGCCGGCGAACGAGGGATCCTCGGAGAGCATCATCTCCAGCGGCGCGCGGCCGGCGTCGAAGCGCACGAGCACTTCGCGCTCCGCGCTCGACGTCGTCGAACCGGTCGCCCGGTCCTCGAGCGCGATCCCGGCGAGCGTCGGCGCGACGTACAGCGTGTAGACCGCGCTCGCCGTCGCGCCGAATCGGTCGCGCACGTCGCAGGTGACCGGGTAGACGCCGGAGCGGTCGAACTGCACGACGCGGTGCGGATCCGACGTGTACTCCCCCTCGAAGTCGCCGTCGCCGTCGCCGTCCACGCGGTAGGCGAGGAAGCCGTCCCAGTCGGTCCCGCTGTCCGGGTCGGCGCCTTGGCAGGTCACGTCGTAGGTCGCGGGCTCGCGCCACTGGACGTCGATGCCGGCCGTCGGCGGATGGTCGTAG encodes:
- a CDS encoding M3 family metallopeptidase; its protein translation is GGGSGYSAGYYSYIWADVLVCDAFKAFEEKGIFDQKTAASFRRNILEKPGTEEAMELYKRFRGREPSVQPLLEDRGLDKKTAR